The window AAGGGCAATTTTTTCTTCTTCAAGAATCTTTTGGCATAAAATGGAAGAGTTGCTTACTTCCTGGTTATAAAAAGAATCAACACGTGGGAAAACATAAAATGCGCCATCAGGCTTTGGACAATAAGCCTCTTCCCAGGAATTGATGATATCTAAGGTCATGTCTCTTCTTGGAGCGAATGCGGTCTTCATTTCCTTCACAAATTCAAAAGAGCCGGTCAGGGCGGCCAGGGCTCCGCGCTGAGCAAAAGAGCAGATATTGGAGGTAGACTGACTTTGAATTCTGGTCATGGACTTAATCAGATCAATATGAGCCAGTGTATAGCCCACCCTCCATCCAGTCATGGCAAAGGTTTTGGACAGTCCATTTACCACCGCAACTTTTTCCTTGTTTTCCTGCCAGAAAGCACATAAGGATGCCGGTTTGGCAGGTTCATACACCAGTTGATCATATATTTCGTCGCAGATTATGAAAATATTTTTAGACGCTGCCCAGTTTGCCAGATCATTAAGCTGCTCCTGGGAATAATGACAACCAGTGGGATTTGATGGAGTATTCAAAATCAGCACTCTGGTATTATTTGTGACTTTTTTCTCAAGACTTTCAGCCGTTACAAGGAAATTTGCCTCTGGCTCTGTCGGTACAATCACTGGCACTCCCTGGGCAAGCTGAACCAGGGCCGGATAACTCACCCAGTAGGGACCAGGAATAAGCACCTCGTGACCGGGGTCAACCATGGCCTGCAAAATATTATAAAGGCATTGTTTTCCACCATTGGATACCATGACTTCGTCAAAACGGCATTCAATGGCATAATTTTTGGCAAAATAAGCAGCAACAGCCTGACGCAGTTCTGGAATGCCCGGAACAGCAGTATACCTTGTAAAACCTTCATCAAGGGCTGATTTGGCTGCTTGAATAATATGCGCAGGAGTAGCAAAATCAGGCTCTCCAACTGCCAGGCTGACCACTTTTTCCCCGTTTGCCCTGAGCTCTTGAGCCTTGGCATTAATAGCCAGAGTGGCTGAGGGTTTAATACTGGAAATTCTTTGGCTAAAAATCATAAGTTGACCCCCACGTTAAAAAATTTTAAATATTGTCAATAGGTTACAATCTCAATTCATGAATCATTGAAAGGTTTCATCTGGTAACAGTCAGTAATCTTATTATAACTTTCAGATAAGGTAAAACATAAAAAAAGAGCATTACACGTTTCTAAAAAAGCAAGCAAGGCTGCCCTGTCTCGTTTGCAGGAGCGTTAATGCCATTCATAAAAATGCACATTTATATTGGAGGTTTTTTATTGTGAAAATATTAAAAGCCAGCAACATGAAACGCTGCATAGGCTGCTATTCATGTTCCCTGGCCTGCGCACGCAACATCCACAAGTCTCTTTCGTGGAAAAGGTCAGGAATAAGAATTCATTCTTCTGGAGGTATAAGTACAGGTTATGAAGCTACCGTTTGTCTGGCCTGCGATCCGCCCCCATGCGCACCAGTATGTCCCACTGAAGCTCTTCGACCCAAAAAAGGTGGGGGAGTCATTCTGAAGAAAAGTCTTTGCATCAGCTGTTCAGAGTGCGCAACTGCCTGCCCTGTTGACGCAATTTATTTTGATCCTGATAATCAGATGCCTGTATTTTGCATTCATTGCGGACGCTGCGTTCCTTTTTGTCCGCATGATTGTTTAGAAATGGTCGGATCCGCTAAGGAGGTCCCAGATGAATAAGCCTTTCAGGGTGCTTGTTGTCAATTTGACGCAACAAAAATCCAAAGTTGAATTTTTTGACACCAGGAAACAATGGCTTGGCGGCAGCGGACTGGCTGCCGGTCTTTTCGAGAATTATGCTGATTTTGATCAGGATCCGTTTCACCCCAGCCAGCCTGTTATTTTTGCCATAGGTCCTCTAACTGGACTATTTCCTTTGATGAGTAAAACCATTATGAGCTTTATGTCTCCATACAATGGGCAATACGCTGAATCACATGGAGGTGGCCGTTCAGCTCTGGCCTTGAGATTTGCAGGGTATGACGCTCTGGTTATTACTGGAAAGGCCCAACGCCTTACCTGTCTTGGTTTCGGATCCAAGGAAATCAATATCCAGGATGTTCACTTTCTCAAAGGACTGGATATATTCAAAACCGGCAAGGTTCTGCGCACGCTCAAACCCAGAAACCCTGGTCACCGCAGTATATTACGCATAGGTCCAGCAGGCGAAAATCTTATCAGCTATGCCTGTGTAAATGTTGATACTTACAGGCATTTCGGGCGAATGGGTGGTGGCGCGGCCATGGGAGCCAAAAACCTCAAAGGTATTATTATTTCAGGTGACTCAAGCCTTGAATTGCCTTCAGACACGTTGAAGGAATACAATAAAGTCTATCAAAGCATCTACAAAACAATCACTGAGAGCGGTGCAGTAAAAAAATATCATAACCTTGGCACACCTGAAAATCTTATTCCCCTTAATGAATTAAAGGCACTGCCCTGGAGGAACCTGCAAAGCACCCATGATCCGGAAATTGAAGGAATTTCCGGTGAGACCTTCGCCCAGGATCTTTTACTGCGCCAGGTCGCATGCGCAGGATGTCCTGTTGGGTGCATTCACATTGGGCTCTTAAGGGAAAGATTCGGCGACGAACATGAATATCTGTACCGCCAGGTTTCTTATGATTATGAGCCCATATTTGGAGTCGGCTCCATGCTTGGGGTCACTACAGCTTCAGGAGTACTGACTTTACTTGAAGAAGTTGAAAAACTCGGATTAGACGCCATAAGTGCCGGAGTAGCCCTGGCCTGGGCCACAGAGGCTCTGGAAAAAGGCATCGTTACTACAGAACAGACCATAGCTGAGCTTGCTTTTGGCGATGTTCACGCTTATGTTGAAGCACTTGCCTGTCTTTCGGGAAAAATTAATGATTTTTACCTGCACTTGGGCAAAGGGGCCTTAAACGCGGCCTATGTCTATGGTGGTGAAGATTTTGCCTGCGTGTTGGGACAGGAAATGGCTGGCTATGCCACTGGTGAAAACTACTATGTCAGTCAGGCACTGGGTTTCAGGCACTCTCACCTTGACACTGGAGCCTACAGCTTTGACCAGGAGGAGCAGGCCAGGGACATGGAAGTTGCTATTAAATACATGCAGGACCAGGAATATTACAGAATACTCATGTGCTCTGCTGCAGGCTGTCTTTTTGGAAGAAAGGCCTACCCCAGAGAAGTTTTCATAAAGGCCTTGAAATCCATAGGCCTTGAATACTCTGAAGAGGAGCTTGACGCTACAATACTGTCGATTCAGGCTCATCGCTGGGCCATAAAGTTCAGGACAGGCTTTAAACCCGAGGAGATTAAAATTCCCAAAAGATTCAGTGAAGTGGAAACATGGAAAGGAAAAACCGATACTGATTACATGATGAAGTTAAAAGAAAAATATCAGGAAGTATTGCGAGAGGTGGCTGCCAGGCATAAGTTTCAGGAAAAGTAAACCTGCTGACTGTTCACCATGCTTTTTGGATGATCTGTAACAGTTTAGCCTTTTTTGAGAATACAGGGGACAGGCACTCAGGGGCCGGTTGAGCATCAACAAATGTTATTTTTGTTTGAGACAAGCTGGTCCCGAAAGATCCAGTCCCCGGTGCCATAAGCAAAGCTCTAATCTGATACAATAATTTGAGGAAAAACAAAATGCAGGACATAATTTTAAAAATTATGAAACAAAACGACCTGGCTGTTCTAACTACCAGCACTGAAAATCAGCCACATTGCTCACTCATGGCTTTTATTTGTGACGATAAAGGACATAACATCTTTATGTTGACCCAGAAAGATTCAAGTAAGTTCAGAAACATATCAGCCAACCCCAAAGTGGCTGTTATGATTGATACAAGAACACAAAGCCCTGATAGATCATCCATAAAGGCATTAACTGTCAAAGGCACTTGCAGCCCTGCTCAATCCATTGATCAAGACACCCTGAAAGAACAGCTCCTCAAACAACATCCACAATTGCAGGGGCTGGCTGCTCAGCGAGATGCCATTATTTTACAAATTAAAGCAGAGTCGTTTCTGCTGTTGGACGGGGTTAGCGATGCCTACTTCATGGAATGCAATTGTTAAGTGCTCTTGATGCGCTATAACAGCTCAGACTTTTGCACGCTGCGCAATGACTGGCTTTCGGTCCCGACCCCCCCGGGTAAGGAGCTTCATTATAATCAGCCGTCACTATTTACTCTGCACTAAGCCTTGTCGTAGCCATCAGCACGCTGGTTTGAATGTTCACTTAGCTCTTAATATATCTTTCTTTTGTTAAAACTGGATCCCAAAACATTAAATGTATTTTCCACAATAAAAATGGCATTGTCATCATGGGAAAACACTGTCTGTTCCAAACGTTTGAGCATGATATTATTGGTTATGGCCATGATTACATCCTTGTCATGACCGGTATATGCACCTCTGCTTTTAATAAAAGTAGCCCCCATTTTCAGATGATCCATCATCTCCTGGGCAATATCCTTGTTTTTTTCTGATATAATCAAGACCAGCTTCCGCTGGTTGAATGAGGCCATGGTGTATTCCAGCACAATGGACATAATAAAAACCAGAATCAGGGATGCTATGACCAGATCAATATCAAGAACAAGCAGGCTGAAAGAAAACAAAAAGAAATTAAATAAAAAGTAAAGTTTTCCAATCCCGAAATTATATTTCTGATTGAGCATTATAGCGATAACGTCCAAGCCGCCGTTAGATCCGAAAGTTCGCAGTACTATACCACATCCTACTCCACAGACTGCTCCGGCTGCTATGGCTGCATAAAGCTGATCCTTGATACCGAAATTTAGACTAATCAACTCATAAGCAATGGTAGCAACCACCATGGCGTAAAGACTGTAATAAAAAAATCGTTTGCTTACATACATCCAGCCTAAAGCAAACAAGGGAATATTTAATAAAAAATATATCAATCCAGCAGATAATATTGGATTGAAATAATAAAACAGCAATCCAAGGCCAAAGACTCCTCCTGGAATAAAGTTATGGTGTACAGCTATCCCTTTTAAACCTACAGCAAAAATTACAGAACCAAAAGTGATCAGCAGCACGTTCCACCAAATTGCATAAGTAAACTGCTCAATTTTTTTTGGCATAACTGGCTTACCATCCTGTTTTTTTATATTTTAGCGAAATAATGGATTCTACGTCACCATGCTTTAGGCGCTTAGTGGAAATTTCAGACCAACATGCTGGTCGTTACGGCAATTTTAAGTGTAGCCCGCATCCTGCCGACTGTTTTTGAGGGAGCATTACGCGTTTCTGAACCTGGCCTGATGGAAGCAGGCCCCACTTTACAAAGGCTTAGCAAACAGCTGCCCCGAAGGGGCCTCTTTTTCCGTGCAGGGCCCCGCAAAAAGCTTAGTTGTAACGTTTCAATCCTGTAGAAAATAACAAGAAAGAATTTTAACCTTGAAAGAGCAATGATGTCCAGGCTCCTAATTCTTCAGCCTTCAGCCTAAAAAGTGCGGTTATCGCCCCAACTTAACGATCCATGTTTAAATTGGGTTGTGGTTCACAGCCCGCACTACACAGACAAGCAATAACAGTGTCCATTGATTCAAGCATCATCACATCGCAGAGAGCGCTTTACCTTCACTCCATTACTCGGTCAAGAGAAAATGATACTGTGGCTTTATAAAAAGTTTATCCCTTTTTTAAGTTAAGCATATACTGACAAACTCATACTTAACACTGATGCTTTCAGACAGGAGAAGGTATTATGAAAATCATAACCACACATTACAATACTGACTTTGATGCCCTGGCTTCCATGGTAGCTGCCTCTTTTCTATACCCAGACCATACACGGGTTATGCCCACTCAAGCATGCCCCATGGTCAGGGAATTTTTAACCGTGCACTGGGACATGCTCAGACTTGTATCCAGAAAAAATATTGATTTATCAGAGCTGACACACCTTGTGGTCACTGATACTTCAAGCTGGCAACGCCTGGATAAAATGCAGGAATTGGCCGAAAATAAAAATCTGCAGATAGAAATATGGGATCATCATATGGGTCAGTCAGGCATAAAAGCTGGAAGCATGCGCAAGGAAGAAACAGGAGCAGCGGTCACTATTGTGCTGGAAGAAATCCAGAAAAAAGACCTGGCCTTTTCCCCTGTGCATGCAACTCTTTTTTTACTTGGCATCTATGAGGATACTGGATCATTGTCATTTCCCGGAACAACCCACAGGGATGCACGCATGGCCGCCTTTATGCTGGAAAATGGCGCTGATCTGAATGTGGTATCAGCATATTTGGAAGCTTCATTGGACAGTAGACACCTTGAACTATTCAGCAGGATGCTGGCTGATTCAGACATTGTAACAGCAGGCAGCCTGCGTATAGGCATATGCACTCAGCAAGTGGATAAAGGTCTGAACATGCTTCCTTCAGTGGTCAATAAATTTAAGGAT is drawn from Desulfonatronovibrio magnus and contains these coding sequences:
- a CDS encoding pyridoxal phosphate-dependent aminotransferase, with translation MIFSQRISSIKPSATLAINAKAQELRANGEKVVSLAVGEPDFATPAHIIQAAKSALDEGFTRYTAVPGIPELRQAVAAYFAKNYAIECRFDEVMVSNGGKQCLYNILQAMVDPGHEVLIPGPYWVSYPALVQLAQGVPVIVPTEPEANFLVTAESLEKKVTNNTRVLILNTPSNPTGCHYSQEQLNDLANWAASKNIFIICDEIYDQLVYEPAKPASLCAFWQENKEKVAVVNGLSKTFAMTGWRVGYTLAHIDLIKSMTRIQSQSTSNICSFAQRGALAALTGSFEFVKEMKTAFAPRRDMTLDIINSWEEAYCPKPDGAFYVFPRVDSFYNQEVSNSSILCQKILEEEKIALVPGEAFGDDRCIRISYAVDEKVLKGCLHKIGNYLKSLKG
- a CDS encoding 4Fe-4S binding protein — translated: MKILKASNMKRCIGCYSCSLACARNIHKSLSWKRSGIRIHSSGGISTGYEATVCLACDPPPCAPVCPTEALRPKKGGGVILKKSLCISCSECATACPVDAIYFDPDNQMPVFCIHCGRCVPFCPHDCLEMVGSAKEVPDE
- a CDS encoding aldehyde ferredoxin oxidoreductase N-terminal domain-containing protein, with the protein product MNKPFRVLVVNLTQQKSKVEFFDTRKQWLGGSGLAAGLFENYADFDQDPFHPSQPVIFAIGPLTGLFPLMSKTIMSFMSPYNGQYAESHGGGRSALALRFAGYDALVITGKAQRLTCLGFGSKEINIQDVHFLKGLDIFKTGKVLRTLKPRNPGHRSILRIGPAGENLISYACVNVDTYRHFGRMGGGAAMGAKNLKGIIISGDSSLELPSDTLKEYNKVYQSIYKTITESGAVKKYHNLGTPENLIPLNELKALPWRNLQSTHDPEIEGISGETFAQDLLLRQVACAGCPVGCIHIGLLRERFGDEHEYLYRQVSYDYEPIFGVGSMLGVTTASGVLTLLEEVEKLGLDAISAGVALAWATEALEKGIVTTEQTIAELAFGDVHAYVEALACLSGKINDFYLHLGKGALNAAYVYGGEDFACVLGQEMAGYATGENYYVSQALGFRHSHLDTGAYSFDQEEQARDMEVAIKYMQDQEYYRILMCSAAGCLFGRKAYPREVFIKALKSIGLEYSEEELDATILSIQAHRWAIKFRTGFKPEEIKIPKRFSEVETWKGKTDTDYMMKLKEKYQEVLREVAARHKFQEK
- a CDS encoding pyridoxamine 5'-phosphate oxidase family protein, yielding MQDIILKIMKQNDLAVLTTSTENQPHCSLMAFICDDKGHNIFMLTQKDSSKFRNISANPKVAVMIDTRTQSPDRSSIKALTVKGTCSPAQSIDQDTLKEQLLKQHPQLQGLAAQRDAIILQIKAESFLLLDGVSDAYFMECNC
- a CDS encoding YitT family protein, which codes for MPKKIEQFTYAIWWNVLLITFGSVIFAVGLKGIAVHHNFIPGGVFGLGLLFYYFNPILSAGLIYFLLNIPLFALGWMYVSKRFFYYSLYAMVVATIAYELISLNFGIKDQLYAAIAAGAVCGVGCGIVLRTFGSNGGLDVIAIMLNQKYNFGIGKLYFLFNFFLFSFSLLVLDIDLVIASLILVFIMSIVLEYTMASFNQRKLVLIISEKNKDIAQEMMDHLKMGATFIKSRGAYTGHDKDVIMAITNNIMLKRLEQTVFSHDDNAIFIVENTFNVLGSSFNKRKIY
- a CDS encoding CBS domain-containing protein, whose protein sequence is MKIITTHYNTDFDALASMVAASFLYPDHTRVMPTQACPMVREFLTVHWDMLRLVSRKNIDLSELTHLVVTDTSSWQRLDKMQELAENKNLQIEIWDHHMGQSGIKAGSMRKEETGAAVTIVLEEIQKKDLAFSPVHATLFLLGIYEDTGSLSFPGTTHRDARMAAFMLENGADLNVVSAYLEASLDSRHLELFSRMLADSDIVTAGSLRIGICTQQVDKGLNMLPSVVNKFKDIKGLDAAFGIFPMNAGKTAVIGRGSARALDIGALMRKLGGGGHPGAGSAILKTEIQQAREELTEIISSTEIIELKVRQLTTQTNSVLYSSDTLEKAAQVLNESGRSTIPVIDENSILLGMINKKPIDKIKNQKQWQQPVTSMLNRNFQAVSPDQSVRQALEIMAGSDAGFLPVIEDSVLTGEITRSSIILYMYEF